From a single Veillonellales bacterium genomic region:
- a CDS encoding FHA domain-containing protein, translated as MPNKTAILNFISIVFQYGLIMLIYLFLFRVLKLIYQDLKVAKNAPFKFSEPGETAAANPARLLIIDKGSLSFNQTDFLLDETISIGRGQENDVVINDTFVSHEHACITKYKAEYWLSDLGSTNFTYLNEERVVGQVLLKPGDLIKIGAVTFKFAR; from the coding sequence TTGCCGAATAAAACCGCGATTTTAAATTTCATCAGCATTGTTTTTCAATATGGTCTGATTATGCTGATTTATTTATTTTTATTCCGGGTACTAAAGTTAATTTACCAGGACTTGAAGGTAGCAAAAAATGCTCCCTTCAAATTTTCTGAACCGGGTGAGACTGCAGCAGCAAATCCAGCACGATTGTTAATTATAGACAAAGGCTCCCTTTCCTTTAACCAAACAGATTTTTTACTTGATGAGACGATTTCAATTGGGCGTGGCCAGGAAAATGATGTTGTAATCAACGATACCTTTGTCTCCCATGAGCATGCCTGCATTACCAAATATAAAGCTGAATATTGGCTAAGTGATTTAGGCAGCACAAACTTTACTTATTTGAATGAAGAGCGTGTAGTGGGTCAAGTGCTGCTAAAACCGGGAGATCTTATTAAAATCGGAGCAGTTACTTTTAAATTTGCGAGGTGA
- a CDS encoding DUF3662 and FHA domain-containing protein, producing the protein MKIVRNLEDFFEKYIEGFFNNKFSSGLQPVEIAKQLAKEMENNCSIGVSHVYVPNSYQVYINSADFELLSTYSQTVCEELSSYLVEEAARNDYTIIGGKPSISLQLDEISGQEKFRVASSFTKPLPSETKSNAGDPAACFSDTRVFDKVKPLSNCPAVLDALLTIIDGLDAGKKIDVATSRINIGRREGNELSLADMNTSRLHAYIVYDDGVHVLHDAKSLNGTYVDGHRITRKELQHGDRIKIGNTIILYEVK; encoded by the coding sequence GTGAAAATTGTCCGTAATCTGGAAGATTTTTTTGAAAAATATATAGAGGGATTTTTTAATAATAAGTTTTCCAGCGGCTTACAACCGGTTGAAATTGCCAAACAGCTGGCCAAAGAAATGGAAAATAATTGTTCCATTGGTGTTTCGCATGTTTATGTTCCCAATTCTTACCAAGTGTATATTAATTCCGCTGACTTTGAGCTTTTATCTACTTATAGCCAGACGGTATGTGAAGAATTATCATCCTATCTCGTCGAAGAAGCAGCACGAAACGATTATACTATTATTGGCGGCAAACCATCCATCAGTCTTCAGCTTGATGAAATCTCCGGGCAGGAAAAATTCCGTGTTGCTAGTTCTTTTACTAAACCATTGCCGTCAGAAACGAAAAGTAATGCAGGAGATCCTGCTGCCTGTTTTTCGGATACCCGTGTTTTTGATAAGGTGAAACCTCTTAGTAATTGTCCTGCCGTTTTGGACGCATTATTGACAATTATAGACGGTTTAGATGCCGGCAAGAAAATTGATGTCGCTACCAGCAGGATCAACATTGGCAGACGGGAAGGAAATGAGCTGTCTTTGGCCGATATGAATACCTCCCGTTTGCATGCCTATATCGTGTACGACGATGGCGTTCATGTATTGCATGACGCTAAAAGTCTAAATGGTACCTACGTTGACGGACATCGAATTACGCGTAAAGAGCTGCAGCATGGTGATCGGATTAAAATAGGAAACACCATCATTTTATATGAGGTGAAGTAG
- a CDS encoding Stp1/IreP family PP2C-type Ser/Thr phosphatase, translating to MLLAYVKSDIGLVRETNEDSYVFVPPHLFLVADGMGGHVAGEVASSVAANAVKNFVQQNIATTAPGLVLEQAIMHANALIFQMALEKNEYSGMGTTMTAVYIMEDTIYWAHVGDSRFYLLKNDPKTIYQITNDHSLVWELMQNGNITAEEAKIHPQRNMLTRAVGTSFDIKVDTGITTWESGDIILLCTDGLTNMVSEQTFCQLFLTGTAINQQALDILIAEAKQAGGTDNITAVITQHGTV from the coding sequence GTGTTGCTGGCATATGTGAAGTCAGACATCGGGTTAGTCAGAGAAACCAACGAGGATAGTTATGTATTTGTTCCGCCTCATCTATTTTTAGTTGCAGACGGCATGGGAGGACATGTAGCCGGAGAAGTTGCGAGTAGTGTGGCGGCAAATGCGGTAAAAAATTTTGTACAACAGAATATTGCAACTACCGCACCCGGGCTTGTTCTCGAACAAGCGATTATGCATGCCAATGCCCTAATCTTTCAGATGGCGCTGGAAAAAAATGAATATTCCGGCATGGGAACAACAATGACTGCCGTTTATATAATGGAGGACACTATTTATTGGGCCCACGTCGGCGACAGTCGTTTTTATTTGTTAAAAAATGATCCAAAAACAATTTATCAAATCACAAATGATCATTCTTTAGTATGGGAACTGATGCAAAACGGAAATATTACGGCAGAAGAAGCGAAAATTCATCCTCAGCGTAATATGTTAACCCGTGCAGTAGGCACAAGTTTTGATATTAAAGTAGATACAGGAATTACAACTTGGGAAAGTGGCGATATCATACTGTTATGTACGGATGGCCTGACGAATATGGTAAGCGAACAAACATTTTGTCAACTTTTTCTTACTGGAACTGCTATTAACCAGCAGGCATTGGACATACTGATTGCAGAAGCCAAGCAGGCCGGTGGAACTGATAATATTACTGCTGTCATAACACAGCATGGGACTGTATAA